The genomic interval ACGTGCGCTATCCCTATGTCTCGCCCATGAACATCGAGCCGGGATCGCTGTTGCTGCGGGATCCGGAGAAGTACGAGATGGTGCTCATGCGCCGCACCTTCGACGATTTCTTCGCCTACACCCGGCGCAGCTTCGAAGAGAACATCAACTGCTACCAGCCGAAGGAATACGGCCCCGGGATCTACCATCCTCTCGGGGCGGTGCCGCGCCAGGACCATACGAGCGGCGACCTCTTCCGGGTCTACGAGACCTGGAAGACGGTGCAGGAGCACGTCGACCGCCGCTCCGCCGAGAAGCTCCTGGCCCGGGCGCGCAAGTACAGGAAGTACGGACTGCTGAAGGCCGGCATCCAGGGTGGCATCGACCGTCCGACCCTGGCGCGCTCCGAGGTGGAGTGATCACTTACCGAAGCTGTACAGACCGGAGAGCAGGGCTTTGAAGCTGGAGAAGCCCAGGTCGCAGCCGATGCCGAGGCGGAAGAGGAAGTAGGGATCCTGATCCGCCTCGTTGAGCCGGCAGACGGTGGTGGCGGCGCTCTTGAATTCGCGGCGCACCAGCGCCAGCGCTTCGTCGCTGATGTCCTCGCGCCGGCCGCTGGGGAAGGCGAAGTCCTCGACGTACCTTCCGAGGTGGGAGTGGATGTCGTCCCGGGAGCCGAGGACCTCCTCCTCGAGCCGCGGCATGTCGATCCGGCTCAGGATCGGATGCGAGCGGGTGTGGGCCCCGAAATCGATGCATCCCTGCTGCGACATCGCCTGCACCTCGTCCCAGGTGAGGCCGTGGTAACGGGCGAAGCGGCAATGCTCGACGCGTTCGCCGTAGCGGTCCTCCAGCGCCTTGAGAACGCCATCCTTGTCCAGCGAACGCAGCGCCTTGAGGTGGAGCGAGATGAGGCGGCGCGCCCGATACAGCCGTTCCGGTGTCGAGATATCCAGAATCGGTAGGCCCCACGGGCGCAGATCGAGCTGCGGTTCGCCGCACGACTCCAAGAGCACCGCGATGTAGTCGGTCCAGATGTAGCGGTGGTCGTGGGGAGTCGAGCGGACGAATTCCGTGGTCAGGTACGTGGTGGCGGGGATGCCGAGGCGCTGCAGCACGGGGTGGATCAGCTCGTAGGTGGAGCGATAGCCCTCGTCGAAGGTGACTGCGGCGGTGTAAGGCGCCACCGTGCCCGAGGCCAGCATCCCCAGGAGCTGGCGCAGCGGCACCACGTTGTAGTGTTCCTTCAGATAGCCCATCTGCTGCTCGAAAGCAGCCAGGGGCACTTGCGCCCAGTCGGGGGACTGCTCCTCGCGCGTCACCCCGTGGTACATGAGGATGGCGGCCCGCTGCCGGTTCACCTGGCGGGCGAGGCGGTACAGCCCCAAGCCTTCCGCCGCGGATTTCGCTGTGCGCTTGAAGTGATTCACGGCGCTCTCGCCCTCCACACCCCCCACGGTGCGGCCGTGGTGCTGCGGTGTCGCAGTGCCGCTACGAACCACGGGTCGGAGCTGTGCTCACGCTGCGGCTCGGCTCGCGAGATCTTTGTCCTGAATGGCAGGGCCATGATAGCACAGCCCCTAAGGGGGCGTTGCCTGGTGCAGCCCGGCACCCCGCGCGGCCGGCCCCTCCGTCGTGGCCCGACGCCCAGCGCAGCCGCCCCTTCGTCGCGACCCGGTGGCTAACGCGACCGGCGCAGCAAACGCCGCGCCGCTCGCAGGCTCCGCCCGGCGAGCGCATCCTGCCAGGAGGCCGAGCGACTCCGGTACCATACGTAGCTGGCGTTGTGATCGACGTGGTTGGCGAAGCGTTCCTTGAACGCCTCGTCGCCTCGGGTGAAGTCGAACTCCTCGAGCCCCCGCGCCTCGCACCACTTGAACAGCTCCACGAGCAGCGTCGAGCCGGGAGAGAGCCTCCGGCTTTCCACGTCGTAAGTCGGCTTGTAGAAGAAGAGAATGCCGCCGTAGACGAAGCCGAAATGATAGGCGACGGGGCGGCCGTCCAGCGTGACCACCGTGAACAGCAGCCGCTCCACCGGCATGTGCTCGACGAGACAGCGGTAGAAACGGCGATTCTCCTCGTCGAGGAACAAGCTGGGATATGGCGTGCTGGACCAGCGGCGGACGTGGGTGGCGAAAAAACCCTCCAGGTGCGGCTGGATCGCCGCGGCGCCGGAGAGGTGCACGGTCTCCACCCGCCCGGCGCGAGCGAGGATCTTGCTGTTGTTGCGCAGCATCTTGTGCTGCGTCGCCAGGAGGAAGGTCTTCTCGCCGGTCAGGCGGACGAGGCCGGGGCAGGCGGTGTCGTCGCCGCGGCGGAAGAGCAGGGAACCCGGGGTGCCCGCTGCCTCCAGTCTTTGGCGCACCACCGACCATGCCGGAAGATCGAGGAGGTGGAAGCGATGCCAGCGCTCCTCGAGGCTTCCGGCGGCGGCGAGGAGCGTGGCAGCGGCGTCCTCACGACCCGCGGCGACGACGAAATCGAGGTAATCGGAGTTCCCGTGGCCTAGAAAGCAGAGATCCCTCCGGAGCGCCGACGCCTGGTGGAAAAGGGGCGCCAGAGCGACCAACTCGCCGTTCTCCCAGGCCGAGAGCAACACCAGACGCCGGCGGCGATTCTGCTTCGCCGCCCACCAGCAGGCGTTCCAAGCATAGGTCTGGAACACCGAGGCTCGCGCAGCTCGGGCCAGCAGCTCTTCCCAGGCGGCCTCGCCGATCTCTTCCAGGGTCTGGTGACGGCGCAAAGTGGTCGCGGGCATGCGGCGCTCCGGTGGGGGTCCCTCCGGATCGTAGCCGATTCCGCTCACGGCGCCGGGAGCAACGGCGACAGCGTCTGCCCCAGAAGTCGATCCAGCACGGCGTATGCCGCCGCGTTCACGTGGATGCCGTCGCCCGCATCCCACTCGGGCCGCAGATGTGCGTCGCTGCTGCTCGTGCGCAGCGCGACCTCCAGATCGAGGAGGAGCAACTTCTCTTCCTGTGCCAGCTGGCGGAGCCAGTCATTGAAGGCGAGCACCTGATCGAATTGTTTCTCCCGTCCGAGCAGCTTGACCTTGACGAACTCGGCGAACTCCTGCCTCCAGCCGCGGTGGCGTGCCGGAGGGATCACCGTGGCGACGATGGGGGTGACGCCGGCGGCACGGATTTCCTGCACCCAGCGGCGGAAGAGCCGCTCGTATTCCGGCAGCGGTCCGGGGAAGTAGACGGAACACTCTTGCAACACGATGGCCGCCGGGAGTCCGGCCGGAGCGGCGAGGGCGGCGGCGACCTGAGCGCTCTTGTCGAAGGCGTACTCCGGCAGGAATTGCACCTGGAAGCGCTCGTCTCCCAGGCGCCGGGGCAGGTCCTCGAGCTGCCAGCGCTGGCCGGTGGAGGCCTCGATGTAGACGATGTGCACCTTGCCGGACCCCGTGCTGCCAGCCATCGGACGCGCCTCCACCGCCGCCGCTAGAAACACCAGAAGGAGAGCGAGGTGAAAAGGCCGCAGAGGACGGGCGCAACGCACCGTCATGCCGGCGCCGCGACGTCGGTGACGGCAGGATAGAGGAAGCGCGCCGGATTGCCGATGGCGACGGTGCGATCCGGCGCCGGCTTCGTCACCACGCTGCCGGCGGAGACGATGCAATGGCGGCCGAGAGAGGCCATCACCACCGCGCCTTCACCGATCCAGCTCTCGGCACCGAGGCGCAGCGCGGCGTACTCCGGTTCCTGCCGCAGCTCCCCGTCCTCGAGGGAGCTACCGTGCTGATGCTTGCCGCTCAGCACCGAGACCCGGCTGGCGATGAGGACGCCATCCTCGATGGTGGCGTTGCCGATGATGGTGTAGCTGCCGACGACCACGCGCCGACCCAGGCGTGCAGTGGGGCGGGAGACGAAGGAGCCGAAAGCCATGGCCAGGTCGTAGTGCGCGCAGTCCAGCGTCTGCACGTAGAACGAAGTGCGCGCGTACTGGCCGGGAATGCCCGGGACGAGACTCAGCAACTTGGCGCAGAAGTCGAAGATCGCTTCCGAGCCCCACCAGCGGTAGGCGACGCGCGACGGCACCCCGAGGGGCCAGGTGAAGGCGAGCATGCCCCACACGATCCAGCGTTTCGCCCCGTAGCGCACCGTTTCGTCAACCTCCGAGGTCCGGCGCCGCCAGGCGCGGCGACGCGTGCAGGTACGCCGTGGTGCCGCGCTTGCGCTCGATGTCGCGGTACACGAGCTCGGCTTGTTGCGGCTCCATCCCCAGGGCCCGGCCCAGCTCCGCGGCCGGCAAGCCGTGGTCGTGCCCCCACAGCGCCAGATC from Candidatus Krumholzibacteriia bacterium carries:
- a CDS encoding polysaccharide deacetylase family protein, with protein sequence MNHFKRTAKSAAEGLGLYRLARQVNRQRAAILMYHGVTREEQSPDWAQVPLAAFEQQMGYLKEHYNVVPLRQLLGMLASGTVAPYTAAVTFDEGYRSTYELIHPVLQRLGIPATTYLTTEFVRSTPHDHRYIWTDYIAVLLESCGEPQLDLRPWGLPILDISTPERLYRARRLISLHLKALRSLDKDGVLKALEDRYGERVEHCRFARYHGLTWDEVQAMSQQGCIDFGAHTRSHPILSRIDMPRLEEEVLGSRDDIHSHLGRYVEDFAFPSGRREDISDEALALVRREFKSAATTVCRLNEADQDPYFLFRLGIGCDLGFSSFKALLSGLYSFGK
- a CDS encoding acyltransferase, translating into MRYGAKRWIVWGMLAFTWPLGVPSRVAYRWWGSEAIFDFCAKLLSLVPGIPGQYARTSFYVQTLDCAHYDLAMAFGSFVSRPTARLGRRVVVGSYTIIGNATIEDGVLIASRVSVLSGKHQHGSSLEDGELRQEPEYAALRLGAESWIGEGAVVMASLGRHCIVSAGSVVTKPAPDRTVAIGNPARFLYPAVTDVAAPA
- a CDS encoding GNAT family N-acetyltransferase, with amino-acid sequence MPATTLRRHQTLEEIGEAAWEELLARAARASVFQTYAWNACWWAAKQNRRRRLVLLSAWENGELVALAPLFHQASALRRDLCFLGHGNSDYLDFVVAAGREDAAATLLAAAGSLEERWHRFHLLDLPAWSVVRQRLEAAGTPGSLLFRRGDDTACPGLVRLTGEKTFLLATQHKMLRNNSKILARAGRVETVHLSGAAAIQPHLEGFFATHVRRWSSTPYPSLFLDEENRRFYRCLVEHMPVERLLFTVVTLDGRPVAYHFGFVYGGILFFYKPTYDVESRRLSPGSTLLVELFKWCEARGLEEFDFTRGDEAFKERFANHVDHNASYVWYRSRSASWQDALAGRSLRAARRLLRRSR